One window of the Sphaerochaeta associata genome contains the following:
- a CDS encoding IS1634 family transposase, with product MHRVKFKAKNGTTYIYEGTTVWDEESKKYKTKRICIGKLDPESGELIPSKRLDMTEKIARDINKNNLGVMHAGHDMLLWSITQRINLDRIMKSAIPSDWRAVLAMVWYLVVESAPLSSCGNWMAFNQTPFVGKFSSRYIVEVLDRLSEEVQTQFYRLWNDTVADSSKMLYDLRSVSSYNTCYPSLAWGVNMVGCSPRQLRYIMVAGKNSMLPLYMESTETELHETTQVANLLRMMKKEGFCVEALNMDQEFYSIENITAMFVRRYSFLQAVRIQDAWICNLIEQNRDMMGDPSSLFLLDGRNYYTRTIAYTWEEEKKNRTVHHPCTVHLFYSQDIIGKDRDRFMHRIEQERERLEQHQGDSPEPHLSKFFIFGQHKYTGRRTVGINVEELELHEKTYAGFFAFLTNDPDLLDPVKVLESHRMQRTIERAFDDLRNDQDLLRIRIHEGNRLSPRLFLQFIASIYICELRKQLKETGLDGEYTYKEVLSQLKQVFVLSNRDHGGGSILPVSETQRRLMHILLPQVNLDGC from the coding sequence ATGCATCGGGTGAAGTTCAAAGCAAAGAACGGAACGACGTACATCTACGAAGGTACAACCGTATGGGACGAAGAGAGCAAGAAATATAAGACCAAGCGCATCTGCATCGGCAAACTCGACCCTGAAAGCGGTGAGCTCATCCCCTCGAAACGGCTGGATATGACAGAGAAAATTGCCCGGGACATCAATAAGAACAATCTTGGAGTCATGCATGCCGGCCATGATATGCTTCTTTGGAGCATCACGCAGCGAATTAACCTCGACAGGATCATGAAGAGTGCCATCCCCTCTGATTGGAGGGCTGTCCTTGCGATGGTTTGGTACTTGGTTGTTGAAAGCGCTCCTCTCAGCTCTTGCGGCAATTGGATGGCATTCAATCAAACACCATTCGTTGGGAAGTTTTCCAGCAGATACATAGTGGAAGTCCTGGATAGACTGTCTGAGGAAGTCCAGACTCAATTCTACAGACTATGGAACGATACTGTGGCCGATTCTTCCAAAATGCTGTATGATCTCCGTTCCGTGTCCAGCTACAATACCTGTTATCCCTCCCTTGCTTGGGGAGTGAACATGGTGGGATGCAGCCCGAGACAGCTGCGTTACATCATGGTCGCAGGTAAAAACTCCATGCTTCCCTTGTATATGGAATCGACTGAAACGGAACTCCATGAAACAACGCAAGTAGCAAATCTCCTCAGGATGATGAAGAAGGAAGGCTTTTGTGTTGAGGCTCTGAACATGGATCAGGAATTTTACAGCATAGAAAACATTACGGCCATGTTTGTACGCAGATACTCGTTCCTGCAAGCTGTTCGCATTCAGGATGCATGGATTTGTAATCTCATTGAACAGAATCGCGATATGATGGGTGATCCTTCATCGCTCTTTTTACTGGATGGAAGGAACTACTATACCAGGACAATCGCATATACGTGGGAGGAAGAAAAGAAGAATCGGACGGTACACCATCCCTGTACCGTTCATCTCTTCTACTCCCAGGATATCATCGGCAAAGACAGGGACCGTTTTATGCATAGGATCGAGCAGGAACGGGAGAGGCTTGAACAACATCAGGGAGACAGCCCTGAACCGCACCTGTCAAAGTTCTTCATATTTGGACAGCATAAGTACACAGGCCGAAGGACTGTCGGAATCAACGTTGAGGAACTGGAGCTTCATGAGAAGACGTATGCTGGCTTCTTTGCATTCCTCACCAACGACCCTGATTTGCTGGATCCTGTGAAGGTGCTTGAAAGCCATCGGATGCAGAGGACTATAGAACGTGCTTTTGACGACCTGAGAAATGATCAGGATTTGCTGCGGATCAGAATTCATGAAGGCAACAGGCTGTCCCCGCGTCTGTTCCTGCAATTCATTGCTTCCATTTATATCTGTGAATTGCGCAAACAACTGAAGGAAACCGGCCTTGATGGCGAATACACCTACAAAGAGGTGTTATCGCAGTTGAAACAAGTATTTGTCTTGTCCAACCGTGACCATGGCGGCGGCTCGATCCTGCCTGTGAGCGAGACGCAACGAAGGCTGATGCATATCTTGCTTCCACAAGTCAATCTTGATGGATGCTGA
- a CDS encoding bifunctional metallophosphatase/5'-nucleotidase, which yields MKSCTILYTSDIHGYLFPTNYANDSVRAMGLLSCSHFFEKDGNTLALDGGDTIQGSPFLDFLRSNKENRFPITQVMNELGYDYITLGNHDFNYGYEGMKEFLGALSAQCVCANVIDHSGKLPIVPYVVRVLENGLRIGIVGIVTDFVPVWEPPQNLEKFTITDSFEAAEQACNELKGKTDILICLYHGGYEYDMSTGKKLSETKEDIACKLAAELDFDIVFTGHQHKHTEGTYIRGTYTVQPGAYASEICKVTITADDEHALHLDTKWLKPDGSIKRAIPSLPNLFNMEHDIQRKLDEPLGTLPEPIRFSGRLDTALHGNAFATLINQVQMETGNADISATCLYTVSRDLPENLTARDVLIAYEFPNTLKVLEITGSILRTALEQCASYFDCDADGKVVINPEFLQNERQHFNYDYFYGITYEFDITRPVGCRVTSLEFKGRPIADDQLFRLALNSYRATGGGGFTCYIGCPLVLDSQLEIPLLLREYFRNHAVLPSIPSSTFTVRGCR from the coding sequence ATGAAATCTTGTACCATACTCTACACATCCGATATCCATGGCTATCTGTTTCCCACAAATTATGCAAATGATTCAGTGAGGGCAATGGGGCTTCTGTCGTGCTCCCATTTTTTCGAAAAAGATGGAAATACCTTGGCCCTTGACGGTGGTGACACCATCCAAGGATCCCCCTTTCTTGATTTCCTTCGAAGCAACAAAGAAAACCGCTTCCCGATAACACAAGTCATGAATGAGCTTGGATATGACTACATAACACTAGGCAACCACGATTTTAATTATGGATACGAAGGAATGAAGGAATTCCTTGGTGCCCTTAGCGCACAATGCGTCTGTGCAAATGTCATAGATCATAGTGGGAAACTCCCTATCGTCCCCTATGTCGTCAGAGTATTGGAGAACGGCTTACGAATCGGGATCGTCGGAATCGTCACCGATTTCGTCCCCGTCTGGGAACCTCCCCAGAATCTTGAGAAGTTCACCATAACAGACTCATTCGAAGCTGCCGAACAAGCCTGCAACGAACTCAAGGGAAAAACAGACATCCTGATATGCCTCTACCATGGCGGGTATGAGTACGATATGTCTACGGGGAAAAAACTATCGGAAACCAAGGAAGACATCGCCTGCAAATTGGCAGCAGAACTCGATTTCGACATTGTGTTCACCGGCCATCAGCACAAACATACCGAAGGTACCTATATCAGGGGCACCTATACGGTTCAACCTGGAGCATATGCCTCGGAAATTTGTAAAGTCACAATCACTGCCGATGACGAGCATGCGCTGCATCTCGATACGAAATGGCTGAAACCCGACGGGTCGATCAAACGCGCCATTCCTTCCCTTCCCAACCTGTTCAATATGGAACATGACATCCAGCGCAAGCTCGATGAACCTCTGGGAACATTACCTGAACCCATAAGGTTTTCCGGACGCCTGGACACAGCATTGCATGGAAATGCATTTGCAACGTTGATCAACCAGGTCCAGATGGAAACCGGTAATGCTGATATCTCTGCAACGTGTCTGTACACAGTCTCCAGGGATCTTCCGGAGAACCTTACGGCAAGGGATGTCCTCATCGCCTATGAATTTCCGAACACCCTGAAGGTTCTTGAAATAACAGGATCCATCCTGCGTACTGCTTTGGAGCAATGCGCATCCTATTTCGATTGCGATGCAGATGGAAAAGTGGTAATCAACCCTGAATTTCTGCAGAACGAACGCCAGCATTTCAATTATGACTATTTCTACGGCATCACCTACGAATTCGACATCACCCGCCCTGTCGGCTGCCGTGTCACGTCCTTGGAATTCAAAGGAAGACCCATTGCAGACGACCAACTCTTCCGGCTTGCCCTCAACAGCTACCGTGCGACCGGAGGAGGAGGTTTCACATGCTACATCGGGTGCCCACTAGTACTGGATTCGCAACTGGAAATACCGTTGCTGTTGCGTGAATACTTCCGCAATCACGCAGTACTACCTTCGATACCCTCGTCCACATTCACCGTCAGAGGATGCAGATAG
- a CDS encoding DUF6880 family protein → MPDTRKQLLMDLGLETLADTLLELAGHNEQVNDKINSLTSAEKVNIKRYRQKLAGLRKSNRYISLELSSSFADQLERMLLDLQTWVTDPSTGLDLVAEFIETDDVVFEICDDSDGTVGQVYLSTARNLFFQYASLCQDKEKVATLFIRLATKDDYGARSSLMKDLPETLGEPVLSLVLKKIQALEATEKEAKNKKSYTWMLESITSQQREAQLFAAALQGKQVELPVPRMFAAARAFLKKQDAESALAWIQRIPEDHVSYGYEIEEILKEIYIMQGDRESLVALQYKRFRFFRTLERFEELLLATGQEKRDEILANEWAHISQSSSFDDDDAQFLSEIGMIDELEVYIFARVETLNKGSYYTVPKIAAVLAKHGRYLAASLLYRSLLDCMMERAYAKSYHHGVDYLNALDTFAPLIKDWRSYPTHNSYKVNLLLENKRKTSFWNQYRISKG, encoded by the coding sequence ATGCCCGATACCCGTAAACAGCTGCTGATGGACCTTGGTCTTGAGACCCTTGCCGATACCCTGTTGGAATTGGCAGGCCATAATGAGCAGGTCAATGACAAGATCAACAGCCTTACCTCAGCTGAGAAAGTCAATATCAAACGATACAGACAGAAGTTGGCCGGCTTGAGAAAATCCAATAGATACATCAGCCTTGAGTTGAGCTCTTCCTTTGCCGATCAACTGGAGAGAATGCTTCTAGACTTGCAAACTTGGGTAACGGACCCCTCTACCGGCTTGGACCTTGTTGCCGAATTCATCGAAACAGACGATGTGGTTTTCGAGATCTGTGACGATTCCGACGGTACGGTCGGTCAAGTATATCTCTCTACTGCAAGAAACCTGTTCTTCCAGTATGCTTCGCTTTGCCAGGATAAAGAGAAGGTAGCCACCTTGTTTATCAGGTTGGCCACCAAAGATGACTATGGCGCACGTTCTTCCCTTATGAAGGACCTTCCCGAAACTCTTGGGGAACCTGTATTGTCTCTCGTATTGAAAAAGATACAGGCATTGGAAGCTACCGAGAAAGAAGCGAAGAACAAGAAATCCTATACTTGGATGCTTGAGTCCATAACCAGTCAACAGCGGGAAGCGCAGCTTTTTGCAGCAGCCCTGCAAGGCAAACAGGTGGAACTTCCAGTGCCAAGGATGTTTGCAGCAGCCCGTGCTTTTTTGAAGAAGCAGGATGCCGAATCGGCACTTGCCTGGATACAGAGGATTCCTGAGGATCATGTATCATACGGATATGAGATTGAGGAAATCCTGAAGGAAATCTATATTATGCAAGGTGACAGGGAAAGCCTTGTCGCCCTGCAGTATAAACGATTTCGGTTCTTTCGCACCCTCGAACGCTTTGAGGAGCTGTTGCTTGCAACAGGTCAGGAAAAACGGGATGAGATTCTGGCTAATGAATGGGCTCATATATCCCAAAGTTCTTCCTTCGATGATGACGATGCACAGTTTCTCTCAGAGATTGGGATGATTGATGAACTGGAAGTCTATATATTTGCCAGGGTGGAGACGTTGAATAAAGGTTCTTACTACACGGTACCTAAAATAGCAGCTGTGCTGGCTAAGCATGGGCGCTATCTCGCCGCCTCCTTGCTCTATAGAAGCCTGTTGGACTGTATGATGGAGCGTGCATACGCAAAAAGCTATCATCACGGGGTGGACTATCTCAATGCCCTGGACACCTTTGCACCCCTGATCAAGGACTGGAGGAGTTATCCCACCCATAACTCGTACAAAGTGAATCTCCTGCTGGAGAACAAGCGGAAAACCAGCTTCTGGAACCAATATCGCATAAGCAAAGGATGA
- a CDS encoding shikimate kinase, with amino-acid sequence MIIYLVGMACVGKTTIGRMLAERLGYTFIDLDEEVMKHYQKSIERLQSEHLTMYGFREKAGVVLDHLLSKNIDCVIAGTPAGLKFAYNKVFKRHKKDKELYSLYLYDTCENVLGRLTFYDVDSNPIEEPMSPAKRLRYLRDVKADFNYFKSSYDRADVQVSIENIPLSDIPEKICNILVEQHVLPAGV; translated from the coding sequence ATGATCATCTATCTAGTAGGCATGGCGTGTGTTGGGAAGACAACAATCGGCAGGATGTTGGCTGAGAGGCTGGGCTACACGTTCATTGACTTGGATGAGGAGGTGATGAAGCATTATCAGAAGTCAATTGAAAGACTTCAGAGTGAGCACCTTACGATGTATGGGTTCAGGGAGAAAGCCGGTGTCGTCCTGGACCATCTGCTCTCCAAAAATATTGACTGTGTAATTGCGGGAACTCCGGCAGGTTTGAAATTCGCCTATAACAAGGTCTTCAAGCGCCATAAGAAGGACAAGGAGCTCTACTCGCTCTACCTGTACGATACCTGTGAGAACGTGCTGGGCAGGCTGACGTTCTACGACGTCGATTCAAACCCTATCGAGGAGCCCATGAGTCCAGCGAAACGTTTGAGATACCTTCGAGACGTCAAGGCCGACTTCAACTATTTCAAAAGCTCCTACGACCGTGCCGATGTTCAGGTAAGCATCGAAAACATCCCGCTGTCCGACATCCCTGAAAAGATTTGCAACATCCTTGTCGAACAGCATGTGTTGCCGGCCGGGGTGTGA
- a CDS encoding Fic family protein, translated as MQIQDFDHRLAGYAYLLEKLEITGIPNWHKSAVATTGIHSVTRQDGFVDEVFRAQYWPGETIGAHLEFALKYDGVNLALLAKIFEKIAMQELVEFIESKPTGKYVRRIWFFYEFLTEKQLPIDDMTTSNYIDALETKDYYTVQKGERSPRHRVVNNLLGPRTFCPVVRKTERLLELDSASLQRRCEEIVTDYPPQLLRHALRSLYNIEARSSFEIENITSNTSRTEKFIASLQLAEKEDFCEKARLIELQNRIVDPRFSDSDYRLSQQYVGQSIAYQKEIIHYICPKPDDLPSLMEGLLASHARMKTGGIPPVIHAAVIAYGFVFLHPFEDGNGRVHRFLIHNILAMQNMVPRGLMFPVSAVMLKNPDAYDRSLEAFSRPLLQVIDYSMDAMGRMTVESESACWYSYMDMTAQAEALSEFILKTIEEELVQELNFLANYDTAKQAIQHIIDMPDRLIDLFIHVCLQNNGHLSEKKRTAHFDFLTDDELTAMQQAVRNSYKQV; from the coding sequence ATGCAAATACAAGATTTTGACCATCGATTGGCAGGGTACGCATATCTACTTGAGAAACTGGAAATCACCGGCATTCCCAACTGGCACAAATCTGCTGTCGCCACTACCGGCATACACTCCGTAACCAGGCAGGACGGGTTTGTCGATGAAGTATTCAGAGCCCAATACTGGCCTGGAGAAACGATTGGTGCGCATCTTGAGTTTGCGCTGAAATATGATGGGGTGAATCTTGCATTGTTGGCTAAGATTTTCGAAAAGATTGCCATGCAGGAACTCGTCGAATTCATCGAATCCAAACCAACCGGGAAGTATGTCAGAAGAATCTGGTTCTTCTATGAGTTTCTGACAGAAAAACAACTGCCTATCGACGACATGACCACCTCCAACTATATCGATGCCTTGGAGACCAAAGACTATTACACTGTGCAGAAAGGGGAGAGGTCCCCTCGTCACCGCGTTGTGAACAATCTTCTCGGCCCTCGGACCTTCTGTCCTGTCGTCAGGAAAACGGAAAGGCTTTTGGAGTTGGATTCTGCATCACTGCAAAGGCGGTGTGAGGAGATTGTCACAGACTATCCCCCGCAACTACTCCGTCATGCACTGCGATCTCTCTACAACATAGAAGCCAGATCGTCCTTTGAGATAGAAAACATTACGAGCAATACCTCTCGAACCGAGAAATTCATAGCATCCTTGCAACTTGCCGAAAAAGAAGATTTCTGTGAAAAGGCAAGACTGATCGAGCTGCAGAACCGAATTGTCGACCCACGGTTTAGTGACAGTGATTATCGCTTGAGTCAACAGTATGTAGGTCAATCGATTGCGTATCAGAAGGAGATCATCCATTACATCTGCCCGAAGCCTGATGATCTGCCAAGCTTGATGGAGGGGCTGCTTGCCTCTCATGCAAGGATGAAAACAGGGGGGATCCCCCCTGTCATCCATGCTGCGGTCATAGCCTATGGCTTTGTGTTTCTGCACCCGTTTGAGGATGGGAACGGACGGGTACACCGATTTCTCATCCATAACATTCTTGCGATGCAGAATATGGTTCCACGTGGACTCATGTTCCCCGTCTCAGCCGTTATGCTAAAGAACCCGGATGCGTATGACCGGTCATTGGAAGCCTTCTCCCGACCCTTGCTCCAGGTCATTGACTATAGCATGGATGCTATGGGCAGGATGACTGTGGAGAGTGAGAGTGCATGCTGGTATTCCTATATGGATATGACAGCACAGGCAGAAGCCTTGTCCGAGTTTATACTTAAAACGATCGAAGAAGAACTCGTACAAGAGCTCAACTTCCTGGCCAACTATGACACCGCCAAGCAGGCGATTCAGCATATCATCGATATGCCCGACCGTCTGATCGACTTGTTCATCCATGTATGCCTGCAGAACAACGGGCACCTATCTGAAAAGAAAAGAACCGCACATTTCGACTTTCTGACCGATGATGAGCTTACAGCCATGCAGCAGGCGGTTCGAAACTCCTACAAGCAGGTATAA
- a CDS encoding type II toxin-antitoxin system RelB/DinJ family antitoxin has protein sequence MDNATAPITFHMNAELAFNFEKACQELGLTTSEAFTIFATKVARERRIPFEVAVDPFYSKQNIARLKKSIAQMEATGGIIHEVDVRDSGVD, from the coding sequence ATGGATAATGCAACCGCACCTATTACATTTCATATGAATGCAGAGCTGGCGTTCAATTTTGAGAAAGCTTGTCAGGAACTGGGTTTGACTACTTCCGAGGCATTCACGATTTTTGCAACCAAAGTAGCAAGGGAGAGACGCATTCCCTTCGAGGTTGCGGTCGATCCATTCTATAGCAAACAGAATATTGCTCGGCTTAAGAAATCCATAGCGCAGATGGAAGCCACCGGCGGTATAATTCACGAGGTGGATGTACGTGATTCAGGCGTGGACTGA